From a region of the Streptomyces sp. NBC_01454 genome:
- a CDS encoding dolichyl-phosphate-mannose--protein mannosyltransferase: protein MTSDTTATDAAAQPAPEPAGRPPAWQRRLRRFGYAARPQADVRARLVPAFPEPSGRLWAVFGAGPGAAARLTRWSGWAGPLLVTVFAGVLRFWDLGSPRKVIFDETYYPKDAWSLLQYGYEGTWAKNANDALVGHPPQLLLSPEHSYVVHPPMGKWLIALGEWAFGMNPFGWRFMVALLGTLSVLLVCRIGRRLLRSTALGCLAGTLLAVDGLHFVMSRTALLDLIVMFWVVAAFGCLLVDRDRTRARLAAALPLAEDSGGGTGPARPDEAVGDRLRLGWRPWRIAAGLCLGLSAATKWNGLYYLAAFALMSVLWDVAARRTAGARRPFRSVLRRDVLPAFGSTVVLALATYLASWSGWIATKGGYYRDWATTPEGRTGAWTWLPDWLRSLWHYQTEVYAFHTGLTTPHAYQSNPWSWLVLGRPVSYFYEDPKAGQDGCTAAEGCAREVLALGTPLLWWAACFALVYVLYRWLFRRDWRAGAVACGVAAGYLPWFLYQERTIFLFYAVVFVPFLCLALAMMIGAIVGPPGSTERRRTIGAVGAGVLVLLIVWNFIYFYPLYTGMPIPKSAWHHRMWFDTWV from the coding sequence GTGACGAGTGACACCACCGCGACCGACGCCGCCGCGCAGCCTGCCCCGGAGCCGGCCGGGCGGCCCCCCGCGTGGCAGCGGCGGCTGCGCCGCTTCGGATACGCCGCCCGCCCGCAGGCCGATGTCCGGGCGCGGCTGGTGCCCGCCTTTCCCGAGCCGAGCGGGCGCCTGTGGGCGGTGTTCGGCGCGGGCCCCGGTGCGGCGGCCCGGCTGACGCGCTGGTCGGGCTGGGCCGGTCCGCTGCTGGTGACGGTCTTCGCGGGGGTGCTGCGGTTCTGGGACCTGGGCAGCCCGCGGAAGGTGATATTCGACGAGACGTACTACCCCAAGGACGCCTGGTCGCTGCTGCAGTACGGCTACGAGGGCACCTGGGCCAAGAACGCCAATGACGCGCTGGTCGGGCATCCGCCGCAGCTGCTGCTCTCCCCCGAGCACTCGTACGTCGTGCACCCGCCGATGGGCAAGTGGCTGATCGCGCTGGGTGAGTGGGCCTTCGGGATGAACCCCTTCGGCTGGCGGTTCATGGTGGCGCTGCTCGGCACGCTGTCCGTGCTCCTGGTCTGCCGGATCGGCCGCCGGCTGCTGCGGTCGACGGCGCTGGGCTGTCTGGCGGGGACCCTGCTGGCGGTCGACGGGCTGCACTTCGTCATGAGCCGCACCGCCCTCCTCGACCTGATCGTGATGTTCTGGGTGGTGGCCGCGTTCGGCTGTCTGCTGGTGGACCGGGACCGCACCCGGGCCCGGCTGGCGGCGGCACTGCCGCTCGCCGAGGACTCCGGGGGCGGGACGGGACCGGCCCGCCCGGACGAGGCGGTCGGCGACCGGCTGCGGCTGGGGTGGCGGCCCTGGCGGATCGCGGCGGGGCTGTGTCTGGGCCTGTCCGCCGCGACGAAGTGGAACGGCCTGTACTACCTCGCCGCGTTCGCCCTGATGTCGGTGCTGTGGGACGTCGCGGCCCGCCGTACGGCCGGTGCCCGGCGCCCCTTCCGGTCGGTGCTGCGCCGTGACGTGCTGCCCGCGTTCGGGTCCACGGTCGTCCTGGCCCTCGCCACCTATCTCGCGTCCTGGTCCGGCTGGATCGCCACCAAGGGCGGCTACTACCGCGACTGGGCGACCACCCCGGAGGGCCGTACCGGCGCCTGGACCTGGCTGCCGGACTGGCTGCGCAGCCTGTGGCACTACCAGACCGAGGTCTACGCCTTCCACACCGGACTGACCACCCCGCACGCCTATCAGTCCAACCCGTGGAGCTGGCTGGTCCTGGGGCGCCCGGTGTCGTACTTCTACGAGGACCCCAAGGCCGGCCAGGACGGCTGCACGGCGGCCGAGGGCTGTGCCCGCGAGGTGCTGGCGCTGGGCACCCCCCTGCTGTGGTGGGCGGCGTGCTTCGCGCTGGTCTACGTCCTGTACCGCTGGCTGTTCAGGCGGGACTGGCGGGCCGGGGCCGTCGCCTGCGGGGTCGCGGCCGGCTATCTGCCGTGGTTCCTCTACCAGGAACGGACCATCTTCCTCTTCTACGCGGTGGTGTTCGTCCCGTTCCTGTGTCTGGCGCTGGCGATGATGATCGGCGCGATCGTCGGACCCCCGGGCTCGACGGAGCGGCGCCGCACGATCGGTGCGGTGGGGGCCGGTGTCCTCGTCCTCCTCATCGTGTGGAATTTCATCTACTTCTATCCGCTCTATACGGGTATGCCGATCCCCAAGAGCGCCTGGCACCACCGGATGTGGTTCGACACCTGGGTGTGA
- the rsmI gene encoding 16S rRNA (cytidine(1402)-2'-O)-methyltransferase, translating into MTGTLVLAGTPIGEIADAPPRLATELAAADVIAAEDTRRLRRLTQALDVQPAGRVVSYFEGNEAARTPELAEALTGGARVLLVTDAGMPSVSDPGYRLVAAAVERGITVTAVPGPSAVLTALAVSGLPVDRFCFEGFLPRKGGERRSRLREVEGERRTLVYFEAPHRLDDTLAAMAEIFGTDRRAAVCRELTKTYEEVKRGPLGDLAAWAAEGVRGEITIVVEGAPDTGPQDLGAEELVRRVRVREEAGERRKEAIAAVAADAGLPKREVFDAVVAAKTAAKTAEKTVAKSTEKTDSSEGK; encoded by the coding sequence GTGACTGGAACGCTGGTACTTGCAGGGACACCCATCGGTGAGATCGCGGACGCGCCGCCGCGGCTCGCCACCGAGCTGGCCGCCGCCGACGTGATCGCCGCCGAGGACACCCGGCGGCTGCGCCGGCTCACCCAGGCGCTGGACGTCCAGCCGGCCGGGCGGGTCGTGTCGTATTTCGAGGGCAACGAGGCGGCCCGGACGCCCGAACTGGCCGAGGCGCTGACCGGCGGGGCGCGGGTGCTGCTGGTCACCGACGCGGGGATGCCCTCCGTCTCCGACCCGGGCTACCGGCTGGTGGCCGCCGCCGTCGAGCGCGGCATCACGGTCACGGCCGTCCCGGGCCCCAGCGCGGTGCTGACCGCCCTGGCCGTCTCCGGGCTGCCGGTGGACCGCTTCTGCTTCGAGGGGTTCCTGCCGCGCAAGGGCGGTGAGCGGCGCTCCCGGCTGCGTGAGGTCGAGGGTGAGCGGCGCACGCTGGTCTACTTCGAGGCGCCGCACCGCCTGGACGACACCCTGGCCGCGATGGCCGAGATCTTCGGCACGGACCGGCGGGCGGCCGTGTGCCGCGAGCTGACGAAGACCTACGAGGAGGTCAAGCGCGGGCCCCTGGGCGACCTCGCGGCCTGGGCGGCGGAGGGCGTGCGCGGCGAGATCACGATCGTGGTCGAGGGCGCGCCGGACACCGGGCCGCAGGACCTGGGCGCCGAGGAGCTGGTGCGCCGGGTGCGGGTCCGTGAGGAGGCCGGCGAGCGCCGCAAGGAGGCGATCGCCGCGGTCGCCGCGGACGCGGGGCTGCCCAAGCGCGAGGTCTTCGATGCGGTGGTCGCCGCGAAGACGGCGGCAAAGACGGCAGAAAAGACCGTGGCCAAGAGCACGGAGAAAACCGACTCATCAGAAGGTAAATGA
- a CDS encoding TatD family hydrolase yields the protein MAPQDKNTPPPLPEPLRVAVADSHTHLDMLPQPAPGGASTASVEEALAKAASVGVTTVVQVGCDLAGSRWAAETAAAHEAVHATVALHPNEAPRIVLGDPGGGSSRQGAREAGGDAALDTALAGIDELAALPQVRGVGETGLDHFRTGPEGMAAQERSFRAHIEIAKRHGKALVIHDREAHDDVLRILREEGAPERVVFHCYSGDAAMAEICAAAGYYMSFAGNVTFKNAQPLRDALAVAPPELVLVETDAPFLTPAPYRGRPNAPYLIPVTLRAMAEVKGMTEDAMATAVAANTARAFDY from the coding sequence ATGGCTCCGCAGGACAAGAACACGCCGCCGCCGCTGCCCGAACCGCTTCGGGTGGCGGTGGCGGATTCGCACACCCACCTGGACATGCTCCCCCAGCCGGCGCCGGGAGGTGCCTCCACGGCCTCCGTCGAGGAGGCCCTCGCCAAGGCCGCCTCGGTCGGGGTGACCACCGTCGTCCAGGTGGGCTGCGATCTGGCGGGTTCCCGCTGGGCCGCCGAGACCGCGGCCGCCCACGAGGCCGTTCATGCCACGGTGGCGCTGCACCCCAATGAGGCACCCCGGATCGTGCTGGGTGACCCTGGGGGAGGATCGTCGCGGCAGGGCGCCCGGGAAGCCGGCGGGGACGCCGCGCTCGACACCGCGCTCGCCGGGATCGACGAGCTGGCCGCGCTGCCGCAGGTCCGGGGCGTCGGCGAGACCGGCCTGGACCACTTCCGCACCGGCCCCGAGGGCATGGCCGCCCAGGAGCGCTCCTTCCGCGCCCATATCGAGATCGCCAAGCGGCACGGCAAGGCCCTGGTCATCCACGACCGGGAGGCGCACGACGACGTGCTGCGGATCCTGCGCGAGGAGGGCGCCCCCGAACGGGTCGTCTTTCACTGCTACTCCGGTGACGCCGCGATGGCCGAGATCTGCGCCGCGGCCGGCTACTACATGTCCTTCGCCGGCAACGTCACCTTCAAGAACGCCCAGCCGCTGCGGGACGCCCTCGCCGTCGCCCCGCCCGAGCTGGTCCTCGTCGAGACCGACGCCCCTTTCCTCACCCCGGCCCCGTACCGCGGCAGGCCCAACGCCCCGTACCTCATTCCGGTCACCCTGCGGGCGATGGCCGAGGTCAAGGGGATGACGGAAGACGCCATGGCCACCGCCGTCGCGGCGAACACGGCACGGGCCTTCGACTACTGA
- a CDS encoding ubiquitin-like domain-containing protein produces MSHSQSSHRVTRGRRRRRAEPPEALRRLLPRALVVAFLAGGTTAFIAHDKAVRLTVDGTPRTLHTFADDVDDLLADEHLDIGAHDIVAPAPGSALGSGDEVVVRHGRPVVLTIDGQRRTVWTTADTVAGALHQLGVRAEGAVLSADRSRRIEQHGMELAVRTERSVVIVADGREHRVRTNAATVREALAEAGLALRDQDTTSVPPDSFPRDGQTVSVLRITGSKEVREVRLPFRTILRADPRLARGVQSVVQQGRPGVRRVTYRVRTVNGVRQKPKRLHSEIVHAPRPQIVHLGTMVLPTSVRGADHLAWHALAQCEAGGRPNAVDASGTYGGLYQFDAGTWRALGGRGRPQDASPREQTYRAKKLYIRRGASPWPLCGRKLHG; encoded by the coding sequence GTGAGTCATTCGCAGAGCAGCCACCGCGTCACGCGCGGACGTCGCAGACGCCGCGCCGAACCCCCCGAAGCGCTGCGCCGGCTGCTGCCCAGGGCGCTGGTCGTCGCCTTCCTCGCCGGCGGCACCACCGCCTTCATCGCGCACGACAAGGCCGTCCGGCTCACCGTCGACGGCACCCCGCGCACCCTGCACACCTTCGCCGACGACGTCGATGACCTGCTGGCCGACGAGCATCTCGACATCGGCGCCCACGACATCGTCGCCCCCGCTCCCGGCAGCGCACTCGGCAGCGGTGACGAGGTCGTCGTCCGCCACGGCCGCCCGGTCGTCCTGACCATCGACGGGCAGCGCCGCACGGTGTGGACCACGGCGGACACCGTCGCCGGCGCGCTCCACCAGCTCGGCGTGCGCGCCGAGGGCGCCGTGCTGTCCGCCGACCGCTCCCGGCGCATCGAGCAGCACGGCATGGAGCTGGCGGTCCGCACCGAACGCTCGGTGGTCATCGTCGCCGACGGCCGGGAGCACCGGGTCCGCACCAACGCCGCGACCGTCCGCGAGGCCCTGGCCGAGGCCGGCCTCGCGCTGCGCGACCAGGACACCACCTCGGTGCCGCCGGACAGCTTCCCCCGCGACGGCCAGACCGTTTCCGTGCTGCGGATCACCGGCTCCAAGGAGGTCCGCGAGGTGCGCCTCCCCTTCCGCACGATCCTGCGGGCCGACCCGCGGCTGGCCCGCGGCGTCCAGTCCGTCGTCCAGCAGGGGCGGCCCGGCGTGCGGCGGGTCACCTACCGGGTGCGCACCGTCAACGGCGTCCGGCAGAAGCCCAAACGGCTGCACAGCGAGATCGTGCACGCCCCCCGCCCGCAGATCGTCCACCTCGGCACCATGGTGCTGCCCACCTCCGTGCGCGGCGCCGACCACCTCGCCTGGCATGCGCTGGCGCAGTGCGAGGCGGGCGGGCGGCCGAACGCCGTCGACGCGTCGGGCACCTACGGCGGGCTCTACCAGTTCGATGCCGGCACCTGGCGGGCCCTCGGCGGCCGCGGCCGGCCGCAGGACGCCTCCCCCCGGGAACAGACCTACCGGGCCAAGAAGCTCTACATCAGAAGGGGGGCGAGCCCGTGGCCGCTCTGCGGCCGTAAGCTTCACGGGTGA
- the rsmA gene encoding 16S rRNA (adenine(1518)-N(6)/adenine(1519)-N(6))-dimethyltransferase RsmA, with translation MSKSTTDDSGPLLGAADIRELAAALGVRPTKQRGQNFVIDANTVRRIVRTAEVRPDDVVVEIGPGLGSLTLGLLEAADRVTAVEIDEVLAAALPGTIAARMPERADRFALVHSDAMHVTELPGPAPTALVANLPYNVAVPVLLHMLATFPTIDRTLVMVQSEVADRLAARPGNKVYGVPSVKANWYAEVKRAGAIGRNVFWPAPNVDSGLVSLVRREKPVETSASRDEVFAVVDAAFAQRRKTLRAALSGWAGSAAAAEAALVAAGVSPQARGEGLTVEEFARIAEHKGPGGAPGIRQSRGEQA, from the coding sequence ATGAGCAAGAGCACCACCGACGATTCCGGTCCCCTGCTGGGCGCCGCCGACATCCGCGAGCTGGCCGCCGCGCTGGGCGTCCGCCCCACCAAGCAGCGCGGCCAGAACTTCGTCATCGACGCCAACACCGTCCGCCGGATCGTGCGGACCGCCGAGGTCCGGCCCGACGATGTCGTCGTCGAGATCGGCCCCGGCCTCGGCTCGCTGACCCTGGGGCTGCTGGAGGCCGCCGACCGGGTCACCGCCGTCGAGATCGACGAGGTGCTGGCGGCCGCACTGCCCGGCACCATCGCGGCCCGGATGCCCGAGCGCGCCGACCGCTTCGCGCTGGTGCACAGCGACGCCATGCACGTCACCGAGCTGCCCGGCCCCGCGCCCACCGCGCTGGTCGCCAACCTCCCGTACAACGTCGCGGTGCCGGTGCTGCTGCACATGCTCGCGACCTTCCCCACCATCGACCGCACCCTGGTCATGGTGCAGTCCGAGGTCGCCGACCGGCTGGCCGCCCGCCCCGGCAACAAGGTCTACGGCGTGCCGTCGGTCAAGGCCAACTGGTACGCCGAGGTCAAGCGGGCCGGCGCGATCGGCCGCAATGTCTTCTGGCCCGCGCCCAACGTCGACTCCGGCCTGGTCTCCCTCGTACGCCGCGAGAAGCCGGTCGAGACCTCGGCGAGCCGCGACGAGGTCTTCGCCGTCGTCGACGCAGCCTTCGCCCAGCGCCGCAAGACGCTGCGGGCCGCGCTGTCGGGCTGGGCCGGTTCGGCCGCCGCCGCGGAGGCCGCACTCGTCGCCGCGGGCGTCTCCCCGCAGGCCCGCGGGGAAGGGCTGACCGTCGAGGAGTTCGCGCGGATCGCCGAACACAAGGGACCGGGTGGCGCGCCCGGCATCCGTCAGTCACGGGGAGAGCAGGCATGA
- a CDS encoding 4-(cytidine 5'-diphospho)-2-C-methyl-D-erythritol kinase — protein sequence MTATTSVTVRVPAKVNVQLAVGAARADGFHDLANVFLAVGLFDEVTATPADTLRITAEGHDVDRIPLDRTNLAARAAELLAARHGIEPHVHLHIRKDIPVAGGMAGGSADAAAALLACDTLWSTGASRDELLSLCAELGSDVPFSLVGGAALGRGRGELLTPLPAGGTFHWVFAVADGGLSTPAVYGEFDRLTAGTEVPEPEAAPELLAALEAGDATALAAALVNDLQPAALSLRPSLSATLAAGTGAGALAALVSGSGPTTAFLVKDAEAAGEVAAALLASGTCRQVRVAEGPAAGATVLQGGEGSPKPSW from the coding sequence ATGACGGCCACCACCTCGGTCACCGTCCGGGTACCGGCGAAGGTCAACGTCCAGCTGGCGGTGGGCGCCGCCCGCGCGGACGGCTTCCACGACCTGGCGAACGTCTTCCTCGCCGTCGGCCTCTTCGACGAGGTCACCGCGACCCCCGCCGACACCCTCCGGATCACCGCCGAGGGCCATGACGTCGACCGCATCCCGCTGGACCGCACGAACCTGGCGGCCCGCGCCGCCGAACTGCTCGCGGCCCGGCACGGCATCGAGCCGCACGTCCACCTCCACATCCGCAAGGACATCCCCGTCGCGGGCGGCATGGCCGGCGGCAGCGCGGACGCCGCCGCCGCCCTGCTGGCCTGCGACACCCTGTGGTCCACCGGCGCCTCACGGGACGAACTCCTGTCCCTCTGCGCCGAGTTGGGCAGCGACGTACCGTTCAGCCTGGTCGGCGGCGCGGCACTGGGCCGCGGCCGCGGCGAACTGCTGACCCCGCTCCCCGCCGGCGGCACCTTCCACTGGGTCTTCGCGGTCGCCGACGGCGGCCTGTCCACCCCGGCCGTCTACGGCGAGTTCGACCGGCTGACGGCGGGGACCGAGGTGCCGGAGCCGGAGGCGGCCCCCGAGCTGCTGGCCGCCCTGGAAGCCGGCGACGCCACCGCCCTCGCTGCGGCTCTCGTCAACGACCTTCAGCCCGCGGCGCTGTCCCTGCGGCCGTCGCTGAGCGCGACTTTGGCGGCCGGCACCGGGGCCGGGGCGTTGGCAGCGTTGGTCTCCGGCTCCGGGCCGACCACGGCCTTCCTGGTCAAGGACGCGGAGGCGGCCGGGGAGGTGGCGGCGGCACTGCTGGCGTCGGGGACGTGCCGCCAGGTGCGGGTGGCGGAGGGGCCGGCGGCGGGGGCTACGGTCCTTCAGGGCGGGGAAGGTTCTCCGAAACCGTCGTGGTAG
- a CDS encoding maleylpyruvate isomerase family mycothiol-dependent enzyme — protein MSSQFSGAPAPQWLGVPIEAGPLFAPEQAALMAMLRDLAPADWRREAVPGWTVRDLAAHVLGDFYGRLARDRDGHREGPGFAPGESLEQFIHRINQEWVDAWSRVSPRALIDTLDLVGRQVTGFYETTAPHAPSLGVSWAGVDPAPMWLDSARDFTEFWTHRQQIRHATGQGTDPDPQFLSVVLDTFMRALPHTLREATAPVGTQIRVRIAGPAGGTWTATATEDRWSLAEPDAGLPAAVVHLDAETAWRLCTRGIQPDTALTRAGIEGDRELAEAACQIVSIIH, from the coding sequence ATGAGCTCCCAGTTCAGTGGCGCGCCGGCCCCTCAGTGGCTCGGTGTTCCGATCGAGGCCGGTCCGCTCTTCGCGCCTGAGCAGGCCGCACTGATGGCCATGCTGCGCGACCTGGCGCCCGCCGACTGGCGGAGGGAAGCGGTGCCCGGCTGGACCGTGCGCGATCTCGCCGCCCACGTCCTGGGGGACTTCTACGGACGCCTCGCCCGGGACCGCGACGGGCACCGGGAAGGGCCTGGGTTCGCGCCGGGCGAGTCACTGGAGCAGTTCATCCACCGCATCAATCAAGAATGGGTCGACGCCTGGTCCCGGGTGAGCCCGCGCGCGCTCATCGACACCCTGGATCTGGTCGGCAGGCAGGTGACCGGGTTCTACGAGACCACCGCCCCCCATGCCCCCTCGCTGGGGGTGTCCTGGGCCGGTGTCGACCCGGCGCCGATGTGGCTGGACAGCGCCCGGGACTTCACCGAGTTCTGGACCCATCGCCAGCAGATCCGCCATGCCACCGGCCAAGGGACCGACCCTGATCCGCAGTTCCTGTCCGTGGTCCTGGACACCTTCATGCGTGCCCTGCCGCATACCCTGCGGGAGGCCACCGCGCCCGTCGGCACCCAGATCCGGGTGCGCATCGCCGGCCCGGCAGGCGGCACCTGGACCGCTACCGCGACCGAGGACCGCTGGTCGCTTGCCGAGCCGGACGCCGGGCTCCCCGCCGCCGTTGTCCACCTGGACGCGGAGACTGCCTGGCGTCTGTGCACCCGCGGCATCCAGCCGGACACCGCCCTCACCCGCGCCGGCATCGAGGGCGACCGCGAACTGGCGGAAGCCGCCTGCCAGATCGTGTCCATCATCCATTGA
- a CDS encoding alpha/beta hydrolase produces MAPDMGMADTAVETARGLVYGPSGKHLDVYRPAGVPGPVPVVLLWHGIGPDERDIMEPLARTAAERGLLVLVPDWRSDAAGGGRAHLLESLAFARKEAGGLGCDGESLVLAGWSAGAGAALGVALRPEITDGWRPRAVVGMAGRYDLPARTTGTAPLTDLTAGREPGVPAHLVHGSRDTVLAARHSHDLVEVLRAAGAAVTLQEPETDHAGVIMSAYDPAADRCVPTAAEHAVRAGRLVAGVLAEAARRAS; encoded by the coding sequence ATGGCACCGGACATGGGCATGGCGGACACGGCAGTGGAGACGGCACGCGGGCTGGTCTACGGCCCGAGCGGCAAGCACCTGGATGTGTACCGGCCGGCGGGCGTCCCAGGGCCGGTGCCCGTCGTGCTGCTCTGGCACGGCATCGGCCCCGACGAGCGGGACATCATGGAACCGCTGGCGCGGACGGCTGCGGAGCGCGGCCTGCTGGTCCTGGTCCCGGACTGGCGCTCGGACGCCGCCGGCGGGGGCCGGGCGCACCTGCTGGAGTCGCTGGCCTTCGCCAGGAAGGAAGCGGGCGGGCTGGGCTGCGACGGGGAGTCGCTCGTCCTGGCCGGGTGGTCGGCGGGGGCCGGGGCCGCACTGGGGGTCGCGCTGCGGCCCGAGATCACGGACGGGTGGCGGCCGCGGGCCGTGGTGGGGATGGCGGGCCGCTACGACCTGCCGGCCCGGACCACCGGCACCGCGCCCCTGACCGATCTCACCGCGGGCCGGGAGCCGGGCGTCCCGGCCCACCTCGTCCACGGCAGCCGCGACACCGTCCTGGCGGCCCGGCACTCCCACGACCTGGTGGAGGTGCTGCGGGCCGCGGGTGCCGCGGTGACACTCCAGGAGCCGGAGACCGACCACGCAGGCGTGATCATGTCCGCGTACGACCCCGCGGCGGACCGCTGCGTGCCGACGGCTGCGGAACACGCGGTACGTGCGGGCCGGCTGGTGGCCGGAGTGCTGGCCGAGGCCGCCAGGCGTGCGTCCTGA